A genomic stretch from Pontivivens ytuae includes:
- a CDS encoding DUF2244 domain-containing protein — MVETRQSEPILSLTLWPHQSLTAEGFEVMSWVIGLGLALPVVPFIGTPVFWGLLPFVGGAFLLFRWMVRYNQRKRRLREELRIWPDLITVERIEADGTTRDWQANPHWVRVQLREDAKIENYLTLKGAGREIELGAFLSPEERVALKEDLERALVRAY; from the coding sequence ATGGTTGAGACCCGCCAGTCCGAGCCGATCCTCTCGCTCACCCTCTGGCCGCACCAGTCACTGACTGCCGAAGGGTTCGAGGTGATGTCCTGGGTGATCGGTCTCGGCCTCGCGCTGCCGGTCGTGCCCTTCATCGGCACACCGGTCTTCTGGGGCCTCCTCCCCTTCGTCGGCGGTGCGTTCCTGCTGTTCCGATGGATGGTCCGCTACAACCAGCGCAAGCGGCGGCTGCGCGAAGAGCTGCGGATCTGGCCCGATCTCATCACCGTCGAGCGGATCGAGGCCGACGGCACTACCCGCGACTGGCAGGCAAACCCGCACTGGGTCCGCGTGCAACTGCGCGAGGATGCAAAGATCGAGAACTACCTGACGCTGAAGGGCGCAGGTAGGGAGATCGAGCTCGGCGCCTTCCTCAGCCCCGAAGAGCGGGTGGCGCTGAAGGAGGATCTCGAGCGGGCGCTGGTGCGGGCGTACTGA
- the ctaD gene encoding cytochrome c oxidase subunit I, whose product MADAATHADDAHDERGFFTRWFMSTNHKDIGILYLITAGLLGFISVAFTVYMRLELMEPGVQYMTMEDGSPNGHIWNVMITAHGILMMFFVVIPALFGGFGNYFMPLMIGAPDMAFPRLNNLSYWLFVAGSALALASVFSPGGNGQLGSGIGWVLYAPLSTSEAGYSTDLAIFAVHVSGASSILGAINIITTFLNMRAPGMTLFKVPLFAWSIMVTAVLILLALPVLAGAITMLLTDRNFGTAFFQAEYGGDPVLYQHLLWFFGHPEVYIVILPGFGIISHVVATFSKKPIFGYMPMVWAMIAIGALGFVVWAHHMYTVGMSTSQQAYFMMATMVIAVPTGVKIFSWIATMWGGSVQFTTPMLWAIGFIFLFTVGGVTGIVLSQAAIDRAYHDTYYVVAHFHYVMSLGAVFAIFAGIYYWFSKMTGYAYSEIGGKIHFWMMFIGSNITFFPQHFLGRQGMPRRYIDYPEQFALWNYVSSIGAFISFASFLFFLGVIAHAFWVKRAVKEPKYWGEGTDPTLEWTLPNPPPEHTFEQLPTREMWDESLIRGDKH is encoded by the coding sequence ATGGCAGATGCGGCCACCCATGCCGATGACGCACATGACGAGCGGGGGTTCTTCACCCGCTGGTTCATGTCCACGAACCACAAGGATATCGGCATCCTCTACCTGATCACGGCGGGCCTTCTGGGCTTCATTTCCGTCGCGTTCACCGTGTACATGCGCCTGGAGCTCATGGAGCCGGGCGTCCAGTACATGACGATGGAGGATGGCTCGCCCAACGGGCACATCTGGAACGTGATGATCACCGCCCACGGCATCCTTATGATGTTCTTCGTGGTGATCCCTGCGCTCTTCGGCGGGTTCGGTAACTACTTCATGCCGCTCATGATCGGCGCGCCGGACATGGCGTTCCCGCGTCTCAACAACCTGTCCTACTGGCTGTTCGTCGCGGGCTCCGCGCTCGCGCTAGCGTCGGTATTCTCGCCGGGCGGCAACGGACAGCTCGGATCGGGGATCGGCTGGGTGCTCTATGCGCCGCTGTCGACCTCCGAAGCGGGTTACTCGACTGACCTTGCGATCTTCGCGGTGCACGTCTCCGGCGCCTCGTCGATCCTGGGGGCGATCAATATCATCACGACCTTCCTGAACATGCGGGCACCGGGCATGACGCTCTTCAAGGTACCGCTCTTCGCCTGGTCGATCATGGTCACGGCCGTGCTGATCCTGCTGGCACTGCCGGTTCTGGCCGGCGCGATCACCATGCTGCTGACCGACCGCAACTTCGGCACGGCGTTCTTCCAGGCCGAGTATGGCGGCGACCCGGTTCTCTACCAGCACCTGCTGTGGTTCTTCGGCCATCCGGAAGTGTACATCGTGATCCTGCCGGGCTTCGGCATCATCTCCCACGTGGTCGCGACCTTCTCCAAGAAGCCGATCTTCGGCTACATGCCAATGGTCTGGGCGATGATCGCGATCGGCGCGCTCGGCTTCGTCGTGTGGGCGCACCACATGTACACAGTCGGCATGTCGACCTCGCAGCAGGCCTACTTCATGATGGCCACGATGGTCATCGCGGTGCCTACCGGCGTTAAGATCTTCTCCTGGATCGCGACGATGTGGGGCGGGTCGGTGCAGTTCACGACGCCCATGCTCTGGGCGATCGGCTTCATCTTCCTGTTTACCGTGGGCGGCGTGACCGGCATCGTGCTGAGCCAGGCGGCCATCGACCGGGCCTATCACGACACCTACTACGTCGTGGCGCACTTCCACTACGTGATGTCGCTGGGTGCGGTCTTCGCCATCTTCGCCGGGATCTACTACTGGTTCTCGAAGATGACGGGCTACGCCTACAGCGAGATCGGCGGCAAGATCCATTTCTGGATGATGTTCATCGGGTCGAACATCACCTTCTTCCCGCAGCACTTCCTGGGCCGTCAGGGCATGCCGCGCCGCTACATCGACTACCCGGAGCAGTTCGCGCTCTGGAACTATGTCAGCTCGATCGGCGCGTTCATCTCCTTCGCCTCGTTCCTCTTCTTCCTCGGCGTCATCGCGCATGCCTTCTGGGTGAAGCGCGCCGTGAAGGAGCCGAAGTACTGGGGAGAGGGCACGGATCCGACGCTGGAGTGGACACTGCCCAACCCGCCGCCCGAGCACACGTTCGAGCAGCTCCCGACCCGCGAGATGTGGGACGAGAGCCTGATCCGAGGCGACAAGCACTAA
- a CDS encoding DUF1868 domain-containing protein, with amino-acid sequence MSDRLDPAYARDYLTGRLTGGPRPAAVGRKFSADGAVLPAPGNTFLCHVDPASDAHAALARAQDILKAGPLADAFTFLPPASFHMTVFQGVIATERDLERWPGHLATDAAIDDVTTDIEPRVASLTLPTAFQIRPLGIFGGFSVSVSGADAEQEDRLRRTRDTLSDAIGLRAPDHDSYDFHITLGYLLRWLSPEDAETVLDTSRRAAEELPEQITLGPVEFCTFDDMHRFAPVRQLMS; translated from the coding sequence GTGAGCGACCGCCTCGACCCCGCCTATGCGCGCGACTACCTGACTGGCCGGCTAACCGGCGGGCCTCGCCCGGCGGCGGTCGGGCGCAAGTTCTCGGCAGATGGCGCGGTGCTGCCCGCGCCCGGCAACACCTTCCTCTGCCACGTCGATCCGGCTTCCGACGCACATGCCGCCCTGGCTCGGGCGCAGGACATCCTGAAGGCGGGACCGCTCGCCGACGCTTTCACCTTCCTGCCGCCCGCGAGCTTTCACATGACGGTCTTTCAGGGCGTCATCGCGACGGAACGCGACCTGGAGCGCTGGCCCGGGCATCTCGCCACGGACGCCGCGATCGACGACGTGACGACCGACATCGAACCGCGGGTAGCGTCCCTGACACTGCCAACGGCGTTCCAGATCCGCCCGCTCGGTATCTTCGGCGGCTTCTCGGTCTCCGTCAGCGGTGCCGACGCGGAGCAGGAGGATAGGCTGCGCCGCACCCGCGACACCCTCTCGGACGCCATCGGCCTGCGTGCGCCCGACCACGACAGCTACGACTTCCACATCACGCTCGGCTACCTGCTGCGCTGGCTCAGTCCGGAAGACGCCGAAACCGTGCTCGACACCTCCCGCCGCGCGGCGGAGGAGCTGCCGGAGCAGATCACGCTCGGCCCGGTGGAGTTCTGCACCTTCGACGACATGCACCGCTTCGCCCCAGTTCGCCAACTTATGTCGTGA
- a CDS encoding carbohydrate ABC transporter permease has product MRRAYFKNNWVAALVVAPQLLIIFIFFYWPTSQALYWAFTLEQPWGGGNEWVGFENFRYLLTDDLYWQSVRVSVIYAVATTVLAMSMALILALFADRQLRGYHGFRIGLIWPYAIAAPAIGLAFRFIFNPSAGVASYLNYAFPEIWNPVMNGDHALIMVIIAGAWKQVSYSFIFFLAGLQSIPRSLLEAGAMDGARVMRRMRDIQLPLLTPTFFFLIIINLTDSFTDSFGIVDTMTSGGPARATELMVYKIYEDGFRGLDYSGAAAQSIILMFLVIALTFVQFRYVERRVHYT; this is encoded by the coding sequence ATGCGACGCGCTTACTTCAAGAACAACTGGGTCGCGGCACTGGTGGTCGCACCGCAGTTGCTGATCATCTTCATCTTCTTCTACTGGCCGACCAGCCAGGCGCTCTACTGGGCGTTCACGCTGGAGCAGCCCTGGGGCGGCGGCAACGAGTGGGTGGGGTTCGAGAACTTCCGCTACCTGCTCACCGACGATCTCTACTGGCAGTCGGTGCGCGTCTCGGTGATCTATGCGGTGGCGACCACGGTGCTGGCGATGTCCATGGCGCTGATCCTCGCGCTCTTCGCCGACCGGCAGCTGCGCGGCTACCACGGCTTTCGCATCGGCCTGATCTGGCCCTATGCGATCGCGGCCCCGGCGATCGGGCTCGCCTTCCGCTTCATCTTCAATCCGTCTGCCGGGGTGGCGAGCTATCTCAACTACGCCTTTCCTGAGATCTGGAACCCGGTGATGAACGGCGATCACGCGCTGATCATGGTGATCATCGCGGGCGCGTGGAAGCAGGTCTCCTACAGCTTCATCTTCTTCCTTGCGGGGCTGCAATCGATCCCGCGCTCGCTCTTGGAGGCCGGGGCGATGGACGGGGCGCGGGTGATGCGGCGGATGCGCGACATCCAGTTGCCGCTGCTCACCCCGACCTTCTTCTTCCTGATCATCATCAACCTCACCGACAGCTTCACCGACAGCTTCGGGATCGTGGACACCATGACCTCCGGCGGGCCTGCGCGGGCGACGGAACTGATGGTCTACAAGATCTACGAGGATGGCTTCCGCGGGCTCGACTATTCGGGGGCCGCCGCGCAGTCGATCATCCTGATGTTCCTCGTCATCGCACTCACCTTCGTCCAGTTCCGCTATGTGGAACGGCGCGTTCACTACACCTGA
- a CDS encoding ABC transporter permease subunit — MVERTPWLNILTHVILFTGLAILVVPIYLVFVAASQTLQDVMAIPAKLLPGDQLFPNIAAAWHEAEFDTKFLNTLILATGVVVGKIVLAALTAFGIVFFDHRLRMPIFWAVFITLMLPLEVRIVPTYAVAANALSPFQTILDMLGITGLVNALTGFEIALNWNLLNSYTGLIMPLVATATGTFLYRQFFLTIPDELVEAAKMDGAGPLRFLREILIPLSVTNMAALATIMFVVGWNQYLWPLLIITDPAYGVAAVELSRLVPNMNTTGGDIPNWHWAMAGTLIVMLPPVAVVILMQRWFVRGLINTDK; from the coding sequence ATGGTCGAACGCACGCCTTGGCTCAACATTCTGACCCACGTGATCCTGTTCACGGGGCTCGCGATCCTGGTCGTTCCGATCTACCTCGTCTTCGTCGCGGCCTCCCAGACCCTGCAGGACGTGATGGCGATCCCGGCGAAGCTGCTGCCGGGCGACCAGCTTTTCCCCAACATCGCCGCCGCCTGGCACGAGGCGGAGTTCGACACGAAGTTCCTCAACACGCTGATCCTCGCCACGGGGGTGGTGGTCGGGAAGATCGTGCTGGCCGCACTCACGGCCTTCGGCATCGTGTTCTTCGATCACCGGTTGAGGATGCCGATCTTCTGGGCGGTGTTCATCACTCTGATGCTGCCGCTGGAGGTGCGGATCGTGCCGACCTATGCGGTGGCGGCCAACGCGCTGTCGCCGTTCCAGACCATCCTCGACATGCTCGGGATCACCGGGCTGGTCAATGCGCTGACCGGCTTCGAAATCGCGCTCAACTGGAACCTGCTAAACAGCTATACCGGGCTCATCATGCCGCTGGTCGCGACGGCGACGGGCACGTTCCTCTACCGCCAGTTTTTCCTCACGATACCGGATGAACTGGTAGAGGCGGCGAAGATGGACGGGGCGGGGCCGTTGCGCTTCCTGCGGGAGATCCTGATCCCGCTCTCCGTCACCAACATGGCGGCACTCGCCACCATCATGTTCGTGGTGGGCTGGAACCAGTACCTCTGGCCACTCCTCATCATCACCGATCCGGCTTACGGGGTCGCTGCGGTGGAGCTGAGCCGCCTCGTGCCGAACATGAACACCACCGGCGGCGACATCCCGAACTGGCACTGGGCCATGGCCGGTACGCTGATCGTGATGCTGCCCCCGGTGGCGGTCGTCATCCTGATGCAGCGCTGGTTCGTGCGCGGTCTCATCAACACCGACAAGTGA
- a CDS encoding GatB/YqeY domain-containing protein, which produces MLRERISAAMKEAMKAKDSGRLSTLRLVNAAIKDRDIAARSDEASDGVSDTEILAILSKMIKQREDSATAYEEAGRLELAEQERGEIAVIEDFLPRQLDDAETEAAIKAAMQKVGANSIRDMGKVMAELKATHPGQMDFGKVGADVKARLG; this is translated from the coding sequence ATGCTGCGTGAGCGTATTTCTGCGGCGATGAAGGAGGCGATGAAGGCGAAGGACAGCGGCCGGCTGTCGACGCTGCGCCTCGTGAATGCCGCGATCAAGGACCGCGACATCGCGGCCCGCAGCGACGAGGCGAGCGACGGTGTCTCGGACACGGAGATCCTCGCCATCCTCTCCAAGATGATCAAGCAGCGCGAGGACAGCGCGACCGCCTACGAGGAGGCCGGCCGGCTGGAACTGGCCGAGCAGGAGCGCGGCGAGATCGCGGTGATCGAGGATTTCCTGCCCCGTCAGCTCGACGATGCGGAGACGGAAGCAGCGATCAAGGCGGCCATGCAGAAGGTCGGCGCCAATTCCATCCGCGACATGGGCAAGGTGATGGCGGAGCTGAAGGCCACGCATCCCGGCCAGATGGATTTCGGCAAGGTCGGCGCGGACGTGAAGGCTCGGCTGGGCTGA
- a CDS encoding ABC transporter ATP-binding protein, protein MSDISIRDVRKSYGKEEVVHGVSLDIHNGEFVVILGPSGCGKSTLLRMIAGLEAITSGEIAIGDTVVNELEPRERGCAMVFQNYALYPHMTVEGNIGYALKVGGMRKAERLERVREVARSVGLEEFLDRKPGQLSGGQRQRVAMARAIIREPEVFLFDEPLSNLDAKLRVQMRHEIRRIHNRIGATSVFVTHDQHEGMTLADRMVIMNKGTIEQVGTPEEIYDRPASLYVAGFIGSPAMNILPGEIPTGATVVTLPDGARIRIPQAIAQRHGGRMVQIGLRPETLSLTAPEVATLKARFEFAEELGSGRLYHLAVEDLTLTVLSSEKRRFKEGEIVGVSVADGLVHVFDAESGARLGDSSVDQPALEVAQ, encoded by the coding sequence ATGTCCGACATCTCGATCCGCGACGTGCGCAAGTCCTATGGCAAGGAGGAGGTCGTGCACGGCGTCTCCCTCGACATCCACAACGGCGAGTTCGTGGTGATCCTCGGCCCCTCGGGCTGCGGCAAGTCCACGCTCCTGCGCATGATCGCGGGGCTGGAGGCGATCACGAGCGGCGAGATCGCCATCGGCGACACGGTCGTCAACGAGCTGGAACCGCGGGAGCGGGGCTGCGCCATGGTCTTCCAGAACTACGCGCTCTATCCGCACATGACGGTGGAGGGGAACATCGGCTACGCGCTTAAGGTCGGCGGCATGCGCAAGGCCGAGCGGCTGGAGCGGGTGCGCGAGGTGGCCCGCTCGGTCGGTCTCGAGGAGTTTCTCGACCGCAAACCCGGCCAGCTTTCGGGCGGGCAGCGGCAGCGTGTGGCTATGGCCCGCGCCATCATCCGCGAGCCCGAGGTCTTTCTCTTCGACGAGCCGCTCTCGAACCTCGACGCGAAGCTGCGTGTGCAGATGCGTCACGAGATCCGGCGCATTCACAACCGGATCGGCGCCACCTCGGTCTTCGTGACCCACGACCAGCACGAGGGCATGACCCTCGCCGATCGCATGGTCATCATGAACAAGGGCACGATCGAGCAGGTCGGCACGCCGGAGGAGATCTACGACCGGCCTGCGAGCCTCTACGTCGCGGGTTTCATCGGCTCGCCCGCGATGAACATCCTGCCGGGCGAGATCCCGACCGGGGCCACCGTCGTGACCCTGCCGGACGGCGCCCGCATCCGCATCCCGCAGGCGATCGCGCAACGCCATGGGGGCCGGATGGTGCAGATCGGGCTGCGGCCCGAGACGCTGAGCCTCACGGCGCCCGAGGTGGCCACGCTGAAAGCCCGCTTCGAATTCGCGGAGGAGCTCGGCTCCGGCCGCCTCTACCACCTCGCCGTCGAAGATCTGACGCTCACCGTCCTGTCCTCCGAGAAGCGCCGGTTCAAGGAGGGCGAGATCGTCGGAGTGAGCGTCGCGGACGGCCTCGTCCACGTCTTCGACGCGGAGAGCGGTGCGCGGCTCGGTGACAGCAGCGTGGATCAGCCGGCGCTGGAGGTCGCGCAGTGA
- a CDS encoding extracellular solute-binding protein: protein MSKCSTGLAAVTIVLSAGAAQAEPIRFEYWYGLSGQLGDVVQQTCDRFNQSQDDYEIVCVGQDGYANAVQNSIAAFRADQHPTIVQAYDAGTADLMMSGEFYPVSQMMEDFGIEIDWDDYFPGIANYYASSTGELFSMPFNSSTPMMYYNIEDLEAAGITPPETWEAFEEALVTLKANGEECAFAYTPSTWIDLEQFSMAHGVPIATNNNGYDGLDSEYVYNTTIHVQHMENIKRWHDEDLLEIRTTQGGLNARDSFAQGECSFYFGSIASHSTVHNLVEDTFEWDVAMIPVYEGTERKNTVVGGASLWVLSGKSDDEYRGAAAYLQFLATPESERFWVTNTGYIPVTRSGFEALNAEGFYENEPYRGRELALASLTYTDPTPITRGIRLGSFIQARSEWVNEVEAALQGQKTMQEALDTAVERSNALLDRFARTYRGQELP from the coding sequence ATGTCAAAGTGCAGCACGGGCCTTGCCGCCGTAACCATCGTCCTGTCCGCGGGCGCGGCGCAGGCGGAACCGATCCGCTTCGAATACTGGTACGGCCTCAGCGGCCAGCTCGGCGACGTGGTCCAGCAGACCTGCGACCGCTTCAACCAGAGCCAGGACGACTACGAGATCGTCTGCGTCGGTCAGGACGGCTATGCCAACGCCGTGCAGAACTCAATCGCGGCGTTCCGCGCCGATCAGCACCCGACCATCGTGCAGGCCTACGACGCGGGCACCGCGGACCTGATGATGTCCGGCGAGTTCTACCCGGTCAGCCAGATGATGGAGGATTTCGGGATCGAGATCGACTGGGATGACTATTTCCCGGGCATCGCTAACTATTACGCCTCCTCGACCGGTGAGCTGTTCTCCATGCCGTTCAACAGCTCCACCCCGATGATGTACTACAACATCGAGGATCTGGAGGCCGCCGGCATCACCCCGCCCGAGACCTGGGAGGCGTTCGAGGAGGCGCTCGTCACGCTGAAGGCCAACGGCGAGGAGTGTGCTTTTGCCTACACCCCCTCGACCTGGATCGACCTCGAGCAGTTCTCGATGGCGCACGGTGTGCCCATCGCCACGAACAACAACGGCTATGACGGCCTCGACAGCGAGTACGTCTACAACACCACGATCCATGTCCAGCACATGGAGAACATCAAGCGCTGGCACGACGAGGATCTCTTGGAGATCCGCACCACGCAGGGTGGCCTCAACGCCCGCGACAGCTTCGCACAGGGCGAGTGCAGCTTCTATTTCGGCTCGATCGCGAGCCACTCCACCGTGCACAACCTCGTCGAGGATACCTTCGAGTGGGACGTCGCGATGATCCCGGTCTACGAAGGGACCGAGCGCAAGAACACGGTCGTTGGCGGCGCGTCCCTCTGGGTGCTGTCTGGCAAGTCCGATGACGAGTATCGCGGCGCTGCGGCCTACCTCCAGTTCCTCGCAACGCCCGAGAGCGAGCGGTTCTGGGTGACCAATACCGGCTACATCCCGGTGACGCGGAGCGGCTTCGAGGCGCTGAACGCCGAGGGCTTCTACGAGAACGAGCCCTATCGCGGCCGCGAGCTCGCGCTCGCCTCGCTGACCTACACGGACCCGACGCCGATCACCCGCGGCATCCGCCTCGGCAGCTTCATCCAGGCGCGCAGCGAGTGGGTGAACGAGGTCGAGGCCGCCCTGCAGGGGCAGAAGACCATGCAGGAGGCGCTCGACACCGCCGTCGAGCGGTCCAACGCGCTGCTCGACCGCTTCGCGCGCACCTATCGCGGCCAGGAACTGCCCTGA
- a CDS encoding MFS transporter, whose protein sequence is MAARTEAGARPTGLRAALLLFGLNGALYGSWAARIPDIKFSLGLDEATLGLVLLAAACGAVSSFGLAARAADRFGAGRVTLVLAGLAIPPLPMLALAPSAWTLAATLFVFGAVAGSMDLSMNAYATEVEKRAARSRMSLLHGTWSIGFALAAAVAGVVADRLAPAPHLGMIAVVGVGVLAVAVALIVAPGAQGAGGPRAALFAIPRGPLVPVAALVAIAFLAEGAVMDWAAVHVREGLGGTTAEGARVLTAFALTMVAVRLAGDAVMDRLGPVTTARIAAGLATVGALGMAFAPTPIWAAVAMVPLALGLGPMAPLGFSQAGKKARGGSGEAVAAVALTGYGGILVGPVLMGFSGAALGLGTSFGLIALGGVAMFLLGRRLV, encoded by the coding sequence GTGGCGGCGCGGACTGAGGCGGGCGCCCGGCCGACGGGCCTGCGCGCGGCGCTGCTGCTCTTCGGGCTGAACGGGGCGCTCTACGGAAGCTGGGCGGCGCGGATCCCGGACATCAAGTTCTCACTCGGGCTCGACGAGGCGACGCTAGGGCTGGTGCTGCTGGCGGCGGCCTGCGGCGCGGTGTCGAGCTTCGGCCTTGCCGCGCGGGCGGCGGACCGGTTCGGCGCAGGACGGGTGACGCTGGTGCTCGCCGGGCTCGCGATCCCGCCGCTGCCGATGCTGGCGCTGGCGCCATCGGCCTGGACGCTGGCGGCGACACTCTTCGTCTTCGGCGCGGTGGCGGGCTCAATGGACCTGTCGATGAACGCCTACGCGACGGAGGTGGAGAAGCGCGCCGCGCGCTCCCGCATGTCGCTGCTGCACGGGACGTGGTCGATCGGCTTCGCCTTGGCGGCCGCGGTGGCCGGCGTGGTGGCCGACCGGCTCGCCCCCGCGCCGCATCTGGGCATGATCGCCGTGGTCGGGGTCGGAGTGCTTGCGGTGGCCGTTGCGCTGATCGTGGCGCCCGGTGCGCAGGGCGCAGGCGGCCCGCGCGCGGCGCTCTTCGCCATTCCCCGCGGCCCGCTGGTACCGGTGGCAGCCCTTGTCGCCATCGCCTTCCTCGCCGAGGGCGCGGTGATGGACTGGGCGGCCGTGCATGTGCGCGAGGGGCTGGGCGGCACGACGGCGGAGGGCGCACGGGTCCTCACCGCCTTCGCGCTCACCATGGTCGCGGTGCGGCTCGCGGGCGATGCGGTGATGGACCGGCTGGGGCCTGTGACGACGGCACGGATCGCGGCGGGGCTGGCGACGGTGGGAGCACTCGGCATGGCCTTCGCCCCGACGCCGATCTGGGCTGCGGTCGCGATGGTCCCGCTGGCGTTGGGGCTCGGGCCGATGGCGCCGCTGGGCTTCTCGCAGGCGGGCAAGAAGGCGCGCGGCGGCTCCGGCGAGGCGGTCGCAGCGGTCGCCCTCACGGGCTATGGCGGTATCCTGGTGGGGCCGGTCCTGATGGGCTTCAGCGGCGCGGCGCTGGGGCTCGGCACCAGCTTCGGCCTGATCGCGCTGGGGGGTGTCGCGATGTTCCTGCTGGGCCGCCGACTGGTGTGA
- the lipB gene encoding lipoyl(octanoyl) transferase LipB codes for MVVWTRSDRPVPYPDALAEMEAQVARIAAGDGEEAVWLLEHPPLFTAGTSAKPEDLLWPDRFPVYEARRGGEYTYHGPGQRVAYAMLDVGQRGRDVRAFVWQLEEWVIRTLAAFNLRGERRAGRVGVWVARPDKPPLPDGTPREDKIAAIGLRLRRWVSFHGISINVEPDLSHFDGIVPCGIRGHGVTSLVDLGLPVTMEDVDLALKESFAEVFDATTPKRETALSVR; via the coding sequence ATGGTCGTCTGGACACGGTCCGACCGCCCCGTCCCCTACCCCGACGCGCTGGCCGAGATGGAGGCGCAGGTGGCCCGTATTGCAGCCGGTGACGGGGAGGAGGCGGTGTGGCTGCTGGAGCATCCGCCGCTCTTCACCGCGGGGACCAGTGCCAAGCCCGAGGATCTGCTCTGGCCCGACCGCTTCCCGGTCTACGAGGCGCGGCGCGGGGGCGAGTACACCTATCACGGGCCTGGACAACGGGTGGCCTACGCGATGCTCGATGTCGGGCAGCGAGGCCGCGACGTGCGCGCCTTCGTCTGGCAGCTGGAGGAATGGGTGATCCGCACGCTCGCCGCCTTCAACTTGCGGGGCGAGAGGCGCGCGGGGCGCGTCGGCGTCTGGGTGGCGCGGCCGGACAAACCGCCCCTGCCCGATGGGACCCCACGGGAGGACAAGATCGCGGCGATCGGGTTGCGGCTGCGGCGCTGGGTGAGCTTTCACGGCATTTCCATCAACGTGGAGCCGGACCTGAGCCATTTCGACGGGATCGTGCCCTGCGGCATCCGAGGGCACGGGGTGACCTCGCTGGTCGATCTGGGCCTGCCGGTGACGATGGAGGACGTGGATCTGGCGTTGAAGGAGAGCTTCGCGGAGGTCTTCGATGCGACCACACCCAAGCGAGAGACCGCGCTCTCAGTCCGTTAG
- the carA gene encoding glutamine-hydrolyzing carbamoyl-phosphate synthase small subunit: MADTAPTAALVLADGTVFHGRGFGAEGLVTAELCFNTAMTGYQEVMTDPSYDGQIVTFTFPHIGNTGVTPEDEEASQPYAKGMVVKWDPTEPSNWRAVGTLPDWLRRTGRIGIGGIDTRRLTRAIRTMGMPHVALEHRADGQFDLEKLVAAARGFEGLEGADLAKGVSTLQSYRWEDGRWEWGTGFPAGQVGGPKVVAIDYGAKRNILRSLVSAGCEVTVLPATATYEDVMAQSPDGVFLSNGPGDPAATGAYAVPMIRELMDKTELPIFGICLGHQMLALALGGQTVKMNHGHHGVNHPVKEIETGKVEITSMNHGFAVDGGTLPAGVVETHVSLFDGTNCGLRVEGRPIFSVQHHPEASPGPQDSFYLFERFAASMKEETTA; the protein is encoded by the coding sequence ATGGCCGACACCGCCCCCACCGCCGCCCTGGTCCTCGCCGACGGAACCGTCTTCCATGGCCGAGGCTTCGGGGCGGAGGGGCTGGTGACGGCGGAGCTTTGCTTCAACACCGCCATGACCGGCTACCAGGAGGTGATGACCGATCCGTCCTATGACGGGCAGATCGTGACCTTCACCTTCCCGCATATCGGCAATACCGGCGTGACGCCCGAGGATGAGGAGGCGAGCCAGCCTTACGCCAAGGGCATGGTGGTGAAGTGGGACCCGACGGAGCCGTCGAACTGGCGCGCCGTGGGCACCCTGCCCGACTGGCTGCGGCGGACCGGGCGGATCGGGATCGGCGGCATCGACACACGGCGGCTGACCCGGGCGATCCGGACCATGGGCATGCCGCATGTCGCGCTGGAGCATCGGGCGGACGGGCAGTTCGACCTCGAGAAGCTCGTCGCGGCCGCCCGCGGCTTCGAGGGGCTGGAGGGCGCGGACCTCGCCAAGGGTGTGAGCACGCTGCAGAGCTACCGCTGGGAGGATGGCCGCTGGGAGTGGGGCACGGGCTTTCCCGCCGGACAGGTCGGCGGGCCGAAGGTCGTCGCCATCGACTACGGGGCGAAGCGCAACATCCTGCGCTCGCTGGTCTCCGCCGGGTGCGAGGTGACGGTTCTGCCCGCGACCGCGACCTACGAGGACGTGATGGCGCAAAGCCCCGACGGGGTGTTCCTCTCCAACGGCCCGGGCGATCCAGCGGCGACCGGCGCGTATGCCGTGCCGATGATCCGGGAGCTGATGGACAAGACCGAGCTTCCGATCTTCGGCATCTGCCTCGGCCACCAGATGCTCGCCCTCGCGCTCGGCGGGCAGACGGTGAAGATGAACCACGGCCACCACGGCGTGAACCACCCGGTAAAGGAGATCGAGACCGGCAAGGTCGAGATCACCTCGATGAACCATGGCTTCGCGGTGGACGGCGGCACGCTGCCCGCGGGCGTAGTGGAGACGCATGTGTCCCTGTTCGACGGCACGAATTGTGGTCTGCGGGTCGAGGGTCGGCCGATCTTCTCCGTCCAGCACCACCCGGAGGCGTCGCCCGGACCGCAGGACAGCTTCTACCTCTTCGAGCGCTTCGCGGCGTCGATGAAGGAAGAAACCACGGCCTGA